A window of Hypanus sabinus isolate sHypSab1 unplaced genomic scaffold, sHypSab1.hap1 scaffold_315, whole genome shotgun sequence genomic DNA:
gctgtctctgtGCAATAGACCCACAGCGATCTTTGCCCTGGGCTGTCGCTGGGGTTTataatctgacaataaactggtcccAAGGTGAACAATGAATCAAAGCGACGGCATCAACCGAACGGAACCAGGCTGCTGGTTATGATTCCTCTCTGGAGGGTGTAAAATGTTGCGCACTGAAGTATTAATTCTATTTCAGACCACTAATTAGAAAGACTCATTGAAGCAAGGTGAGTCTTTGTGTGGTTTAACACAAGCGTTGTGGAACAAGGTGTGGCGTTACATGCTGAATAGACTGAAGCTCAGctttatgagcgtgttatcaactgaacattgctcagggtgtgttcacttactgttagggcCAATAAAATTTAGATGCTCGGATTCACTGAAACCAGACTCAGGAGTCCAGCACCGGGTAAGAAcagggactgtactgggctgtgttATGGTGTTTCAATAAGCCCACTTGTCACGGCAAGTATTTCCAGTTTTTCTACCGTCTCCATACTATCAGTTGCTGTTCCAGGGGAAGCTGAAACAGGAGAAGATAGGTGAGACTATTTTTTTTAGGTGAAACTGTTTTCAAAGGAAACGAGAAGCAGagattccctccccacccccagtgtgTTTAATTCCGCAGCGCATAGATCCTCAACAGGCAAGGGAGTGAAGTGTTCCAGACGGTCGCGGGGATGTGTCCCTGAGACCACAGTCCTACTGTGATCATAGAGAATGACGGAACAGGACTGAGGGGGCGAATGTCCTGCTGCTAATTCAACATACCGACAGCAGACTCTGACAAATAAGAAACACAGTGAAATTAATgctttatttccccccccccatcatatTCCGACGAAGAACGGGACAAGTATTTGTAAAATAAACGCCATGCCGGTTGATCTCTGTGTGAAGCAAATGGGATGTCAGGCAAATTCGCCAGCGGGACATGATCATAAATGTGATGTGATTTCTGCTGTGGCATTGTAACCTGTTTCCAGTCAGTAAGCAATAAACTGAAGGAGAAGGGCGTCCTTATCTTGTTGTCGACTTTGACCGGTTGTTATCTCTGGGAGAGAGTAATCTCGGCACAGTTCCTCCCCGAACAGCTCATAACTGTAACGGGCGAACTGCGGTCAACTGTTAAAGACGGTTCTTTGTAAACAGGCGTCTTTGAAGTCAGCtccaggagggggggggggtgcagagtaAAATCTGGTGAAAGGAAATGCCTCCTGTTCAAAAGAGAACATTATCCTAAATACATAATATTCCATTAGAGTTGAGAGCGCCCTTTCTTCTGCTCTCTCTGTGCGATAAACCCACAGCGATCTTTGCCCTGAGCTGTCGCTGGGGTTTataatctgacaataaactggtcaCAAGGTGAACAATAAATTAAAGTGACGACACCAACAGAAGCAGACCAGGATGCGGGGTATTCTCCCTCTCTGAAACAGATCAAATATTTGAGAGAAACGTAATCCTTGCACCGCTTGAACTGAAGTATTAATTCTGGCTCGGACCACTTGTTAGAAAGACGCGTTCAAGCAAAATGAGTCTGTGTGTGGTTTAACGCAATCTTTGTGGTACAGGGTGTGGCGTTAAATGCCGAATAGCCTGAAGTTCAGCTTTATGAacgtgttatcaactgaacattgctcagggtgtgtccacttactgttagggacaTTATATTCAGATGCTCGGATTCGCAGTAGTCTAACACCAGGTAAGAACAGAACCTATACGCGGAGAAGTTATGGCGTTTTATCTAGTATTTCTTGTGTTTCTAGCAGTTCAATGTCGTGTATTAGCGGATTCGTGTGTGCCTCTTTTCATTCTGTGTATATTTTTAGCAAAGATGGTGTATATCTGTCAGTGATAAAATCAAAATCCCAGCAGTAAATCTCACCGGCAGTTGAACGAAACTTGGCAGTCTACTCTCAGAGGGCATTTTATTTTGTACATCTTGTCCCTAATGACGTGGCCGCTGTGTGTGTTTTGGTGGTCTCCTGCTTCTCTACCCCGTCCAAAATCAGAGTTCGGCGTTCAGTGacgctcctctgcacaccactgttggacGCATGGTGATTTGAATTACAGTCGGCTTCCTGTCGGATTTAatcagtctggccaatctcctcgaTCTGTCTTATTAACGAGGCTTTTTCACCTTAGACCTGCCACGATTTTGTTTTGTTCCACACTATTCTCAGCAAACCGAGAGCGATCTGTGCGTGCAACACAAGGAGAAGGGCATCCAGTTTGATATTTTTCGCTATTAAAATAAAGAACTAGATAAAGGAAATGTGTAATATAAACAGATAATATTTAAAATGATTAGCAGATTGAGGAACATCTGTAGCGGCCAATTCTAACCAAACCAAGTTGCCATTGCTGGCGACTCCCACGGACTTGATATACTTGAATGACGCGCCCACGGCTCCAATGAAGGTTGTTTAAAAAGTTAAAGGTACTTCCTCGACCCTTTATTAACAATCTGCAAACGTACAATCTTGAAGCAAAGAAGCCGTCAAGTTCACATGTGCAACTTCAGCGTAAACGAGCCGATGGTAACAAATGATACGGTCCCAAGCTGAATAGTGCACCGAACAAAGCACGAATACGTAACTGATTGTCTTTGCGTTTACCAAGTACCCACTGATGCGACTAGTTACCATAAAAAGCATCATAAGCTCGCAGCACAGACTGCAATGCAGGtagagaacagatacatggctccaaCAGACAGGATCAGTGGTCAGCAAAAATATTTCAACCCACACTGCTGTAACGGGCGTCCATTACTCACCATAGCGCCTCCAGTGGTAGGAGGACCACAGTGGAGCAGTAGGCGCTGTCTGCTCAACCTGCCTTGCCATTCCATTGACACATCATCCCCGGTCCAGGACACAAGACTGGTTCCTAAAAGGGAATTGCTGGTAATACAGTGAGTAGATGCCCTGGAAAATCCTGGCCTAGTATACAATCCATAGAGAGcgcggaaatggacattgtgtgactgtgagtCGATGGCCACAGGTAGATCAGGCCATGTCAAGTGTTCGGAGGGTAggcccaagatgtttggaagCGTGCGACTCAGTTAAAACAAAGTGCTCTCATTTGCGCCTCAAATAATGTCTGAGCATCCTGGTAATTGTGTTTGTAGAAAGCGGCAGAATCTGACCAGAACTGTCTTCGAAATGGATAACAGAACGAGCAGTGGAGGAGTTCCAGTAACGTCAACATGGGGAAAGGACACGGGTATGCCAGCGAATTATTTTCATTTATAAGTATTGTCTTGACTCCGTGTCTGGGTTTAATTCAATATCCGCAATTCACAAAATATATGTGAAGGGACTGAGTAGAGAGTTGACAGAGAAGGGGCATcatcggaagttagagaagtcacccCCTCCTCTTCTTAAACATCGACTTCACTAACTTCCGCTATGCACCCCTCCCCTTCGTAAAAATTGACTTCGTAAATTTTGACTTCTCCAATTTCCGTTAATGCATCTCCTCCCCTTtgtaccccatcccttattcatTTATTATAATGTTCCTCTTTTTATCTCTATCTTTTTTCTCGCTCTGCCCCTCTCATtataactccttgcctgctctctatCCTCtgggctcccctccccctttctttctccctaggcctcccgtcacaTGCTCATCTCCCTTCTTCAGcattgtatcccttttgccaatctcaTTTCCCGCTCTTAGCTCCAgccttccccctcctgtcttctcctatcatttcggatctccccctctccctccactttcaaatctcttactatctcttctttcagttagtcctaacgaagggtctcggcctgaaaagtcgactgtacctcttcctatagatgctgcctggcctgctgcgttcaccagaattttttgtgtgtgttgcttgaatgtcgagcatctgcagatttcctggtgtttgtaTATGTATTTCGGACTGTGTTTGGTGACCTCGCGCACCACCTTTAGGTTCCAGAGAGAAAGTTGCTGCCCATTAGGAGTTGGGTAATACCgttaattttgtccattttccttcACAGGTCTGAGCTCAGTGATCACCGAGCTCCTAGCAAGCTGGGACGATTTCCAGCTGCTGCAATTGACGGACTTCTACCGGGACAGACTGGAGCaggtgatggaaggaggggtgcacggagtgagcctggcgttaacggccgagaatcagttcagcggagaggaacatcgggtgagtgggagggagaacgggtttgaattttcacacgTCACAGGACTGATGGGTGTCGGAACTCTGACTCATCGGATATTAAATAACATAGAAGaacaactgggaaataaatactgtaCATACAATCACAAAAATGTGTATCTGAACCAGTGATAGATATGGTGAAAAGACCCTGCGGACTGCTGGGTATTATTCACAAAATTCACAATATGCTCAATATTCACAGCGAGGTGAGTTGTGTCGGCTTGAAGTATTAAATTGAAATACTATAGGAAGTTTCGGTTTGGGAAGAATGTGCAGTGTGATGGCTGGATAACAGTGAGAACCGGGACATCATCAGTGAATGCCACAGGAACTCGAGTGTGTTCTGTTTAGAGTGGAAATGATTGTTACAATCCGTAACTGCAAACAGGGTGAACCTTGGAATACTgccatgttgtaatgtgtgatcacagaataaacctccactggaaaagacaaaggaaaggcatcagatgtcagccggtaatccgctgtcatgttggacactggcggactgaggagatgaatcacatcttcttttctgcaacttctctgagactgttcactctgttataaaaaccctcctgacttctttcttcatctgtgaTCGTTATTTTCTGATTTCTGTTTTGCTCCGTCAAATCCAGTGAGgaattatttatggatttggaGCCACGTTAACGAAGCggtcacagaccagccaggatctcattagctggtggaccaggttcacgGCGAATGTCCCTCCGTGTGCTTTGCACTCAGATTGTACAGTCCATGTCCCgacaggatcagcacccgtccagatgactgttcagtgtgatcccgttacagagcacatcatttacttctcattctctgtgtgaatctgtcagtccccaatatgttcactgttactcttcacagaaaatctctgatctcgctgataagggagagcgggcggacagttctaaactcctcctgagcctggtgatggagaaaggctcccgcgcccggagggtgatgtgggaaacctttgtgaaaatgcggactggtgttccagagttggacaaaatactgaaggaaatacaggaaCATGGTGAGACAGTATCAGAGATTAATTTAATTTTGGAATCAAGCATTACATACTTAATAATTTGACTCATTTCAATTCCTCAAATTATTTTAAATCCGAACAGGTTGTGTTCCGGTCCGTCGACACGTACTGGAGATTCCCAGGGAACTGAAAGGTAAGTGAAGaaatcactgttaccatcaatggttgatgttgtgtagggCCACGTCGTTGTTGAGCCATGTTGATTTGATCAGGTAAACGTTCCACCGTGACACAGcgcacagtgagacacagggaaaaAATGTTTGCTGGAGGGAGAGTTTTCACAGGACAGCATAAGGAACCACGCAGAGAATTGGCGAGTTTGCTGAAAGTGATCCCTGCTCTCTGGGTCTCTCAACTACATATCCTTCCATCGGggtcagaatggagaagagggcAATCTGAGGAGTGAAACTATGGGAAATGTCTTACTCCGAAAGGTGAAATAAAATCCCTACAACCACCCAACCCCTGGAATAGCCCTCATCCTAAATCACTTTTCTAAACTCCCTCAGATCCTATAGGGCATCATTTGTTTTTTAGAATTGGTAGTCCATTAAAGTTCTCATCACGGAATAACAATGACAGCATCCATTTAATGAGAAAAACAGGTAACAGGACAACTAGTTTGTTTAATCCCAGAGCAGAATATGATCCAAAACTCTGTACACATCTGCAACCCCTTAGTGCAAACAGCACTGAAGTTATCCAGTTCAATTTGCTActcaataatcctgggaattccatcaggagacAGTGTTAGTGAGGGTGAAATCGGAGTCAAAAtcctcagctcagtccacagaagcTGAAATTCCTGTCTTCCGGTGTTgtgtgatggacactgtggaagggTGAGAGATGGGAATTAGGACAGAGAAACCGAGGTTTCTGAGCATGCAGCCAAAAGGTGGACAGGACTGAAAATATCTATAAATAGTATTGCAATTAATTAAATTGTGAGCATCTTGATAAGAAACTCACTACATCCGTAAGCACATTGCgtcagtgaaaatggagcccAGGGCAGTGCATGGGCTAAAGAGACTGTAAGGCTTCATAATCTCAAACTGAGTTGGATCACACAACTGTACATTTAGCAGAGCAGAGTGCGTAGGAAATACAGATATCGTAAAAAATATTAATCTTACAGTAGGCCATGTTTTAAATGATAACTCGGAACCCTTGAACAGAAATATTTGGAATCTCAGTCAACACCCTCATTCAGCCTCTCTCATTTCCAAGAACAAATTCGAAGCGATGTTAATTTTCAGACGGTATTGGAGAAAGTTTTCAAACTGCTCACATTTCTGTCACCTGCATTAATGCTTTTCCTGTCCTTATTCAGACAATAAAACCCCTCCGTTTCCCTGGACTATCGATTTGGTGATTCAGTACAATTTGCCTGCAAACTTGTTCTTCACTGTTCTTCATGCCGAAGGACCTGTCACGGCAGTGAAATTCCCACATCTATTTCTGAATACAAAAAAGATTCCTTCACTGATTATTGAAGAACATTATTTCAACCACTGTCACATTCTTTAAACATTTCAAAAATCAGTGTTTTCCTACGCCCCCGTGTTTGACCCGAATACGTTGATTGGAAAGACGGAAAGACGACACAGACCCTGACACGTTcttgacacacagtgagaccccacacatccctgttaAGGTGCAGCATCACTGCGAGATACCAActacccctgacagggccctgacacactgtgagaccccacacatccctgttaTGGTGCAGCATCACTGCGAGATACCAAatacccctgacagggccctgacacactgggagaccaagcacaaccctgacagggtccggatATACTCTGAGACCTCACACAcggctgacagggtcctgacacactttgaGACACCACAGActtgacagggtccggacacactgtgtGAGCCCACACAATccagacagggtcctgacacactgtgagacacgacgcatccctgacagggtcccgacgtACTCTGAGACCCCACGCAACTCTGgtagggtcctgatacactgtgagaccccacacaaacctgacagggtcctcacacactgtgaaaccccacacacccctgacagggccctgacacactgtgagaccccacacaaccatgacagggtcctgacacattgtgagaccccacacacccctgacaggatcctgacacactgtgagactccacacttATCTGTTAGGGCCCTGATACACTGTAAGTCCCCACAGACCCCGCCAGGTTGCCGACACAATGTGAGACTAACGAAACCCCgccagtgtcctgacacactctAAGACTCACAGACATTGCTGGCTTGCTTCCGACATCCTGTGAACCGGAGAAACCCCgaacagtgtcctgacacactgtgaaccATCCTGCCCCCACACTCAATTCAtattcctgacacactgtgagactccagaGTCCACCAGAGTCTGACAATGAGTCTGGAAAGAGACTCCACACATTCCTGACACATTCCTGGGCCAGAGTGAGAACCTACAGGCTCATGAGAGGATTTAAACAGACTTTAACATCCTACACTCCCCAACGTCACACCCACAGTCCACGTGCTGATCAGCAAAACTACATATTTGTATTTTGAATCAGCgacggtgggaggggagggggagctgTGATTTCCCGACCTGTTCCTTTGACAAAATACCCACTACCATCTTCTCCACCTCCATAAGCCACATCAACACTGTGGATTAAAAGTTTCTTCCACAGGAAAAAATGACAGCTGTGACAGTAGTGTTAGTTTGTACGGTACAGGACAGTCGGGGTCAGTAAATATTCACCTTCACAGCACAATTAATGTGGAAATGTGATGATCTGGTGTTTATCTAGACCAGACCTCTCTGTCCAGTCAGGGGTCTGTTAATCATATTTACTTTACTGTGCGGACATCCATTGAAGAATCCATGAATGCAATAGTTTTGAGCTAACTCTTGTGTGCTTAAATACTGAGTTCTGAGCTGAGGCATCTAACAGTTTTTTCCGCtgtctgttcccatggaagatgttcaacagaaacacaaggagactctgcgggcacaatctgaaacactgagagtgaacacgatcctgatgagggagaaggtgaaggttttccagctggttgatcgatacgctgagctcacggtcatttctactgttcgagatcggagactggtggaacatgagctgctggcaagaggcagagaccacgatgagtggagagaaaaacatctcCGTGGAGAGCTGGAGAAACTCCAGACGGatcagttgttccagagcagctttaTCCGGAGCaaatccaaatctgggagttcagcagcagtggccGGGATCCCAGGGAtagggaaaacaacaatggtacaaaagattgtttatgactgggccacggggaaaatataccaacagttccagtttgtatttagtttcaaattccgggatttaaactctattaactgcagaataaacctgaaggaactgattctggatcagtatccctactttgggaatatcctgagagaggtctggaagaacccagagggattgctgtttatatttgatggTATGGATGAATTCAATTACAAAATTGTTAATACTGACAGTCGGAGAAACACAGAACCTCAGTCcacatgcacagatcctgaattcaagtgcaaggtgtctgacattgtgtacagtttaatccagggcaagctgctcccagggtgttcagtgctagtgaccacccgccccactgcgttacatttattggaaaaggcagagatcagtgtctgtgctgaaatcctgggattttccAGTGAGGAAAGGAAGAAATACTTCATgaggcattttgaagatcagacggtggcggaggctgttttcaaacacgtgaaggagaacgaggtCCTGtataccatgagctacaaccccgcCTACTGCtcgatcctcgctctggcactggaccccttcttcacacaaagagtcagggacccaaagcgagttcccaagaccatcacccaactgtactcctactatatttacaacatcctgaaaaatcaCGGctgtgagattgagaacccccgtgatgtgttactcagggttggtcagatggccttcagaggagtgtccgagaggaagattgtgtttacagatggagatttgatcaactacaatctgcagccttcccagttcctgtccgggttcctgatggagcttttggagagagaggattctgcccggagcgtggtgtacacattcccacacctcaccatccaagagtttgtagctgcagtcgcaaaATTCCTGACTCGACATCCCGGGGATATCCAGAAATTCCTTACTGAAGCCCACAACACGAAAGATGGgcaatttgaggtatttctccgttttgttgctggtctcacCTCCCCAATCACAGCTgagggcctggaggagtttctggatccatttcctcatgaaacaacctgccgggtgattgactgggtgaaggaggaggtgaaacGCCAGATTGGAAACACatggagtgaagctggtaaaaggggcctcctgaacacattgcactacctgttcgAGTCTCAGAATCGTAGACTGGCTCAGGccacactgggatctgtggaaacactttcattcagtggaatgacactgaccccgattgactgcgcggtcctgtctcatgccaTCGGTCTCTGCGATACAATAAAACAGCTCAACCTGGCGAACTGCCACATTccgtgtgaaggaatccagcggctgggacccgggctgtacaagtgccaggagttgaggtaacttgatttatctctcactctgaactgttagactgttccattgtgttgtttcaatgtaaaggtaTTTGGGTAAAACtgtagtaaatcagattgtgaGGAATAAAACACAGTaatggccgtgtttctcgctgcctgtgacacgtccattgacaatgttccttctcactgt
This region includes:
- the LOC132388391 gene encoding NACHT, LRR and PYD domains-containing protein 12-like, producing the protein MRNKVDKLKAQLEVDPVTQPHWDRVVTNLEPLYKQVKDKLTEKGIHILLTTLTGLSSVITELLASWDDFQLLQLTDFYRDRLEQVMEGGVHGVSLALTAENQFSGEEHRKISDLADKGERADSSKLLLSLVMEKGSRARRVMWETFVKMRTGVPELDKILKEIQEHGCVPVRRHVLEIPRELKDVQQKHKETLRAQSETLRVNTILMREKVKVFQLVDRYAELTVISTVRDRRLVEHELLARGRDHDEWREKHLRGELEKLQTDQLFQSSFIRSKSKSGSSAAVAGIPGIGKTTMVQKIVYDWATGKIYQQFQFVFSFKFRDLNSINCRINLKELILDQYPYFGNILREVWKNPEGLLFIFDGMDEFNYKIVNTDSRRNTEPQSTCTDPEFKCKVSDIVYSLIQGKLLPGCSVLVTTRPTALHLLEKAEISVCAEILGFSSEERKKYFMS